GCGGCCATGCCGACCCCGCCGCAGCCGATGACGGCGACGGAGTCCCCACGGCCGACGGCGCCGGTGTTCACGGCCGCGCCGAAGCCCGCCATGACACCGCAGCCGAGGAGTCCCGCCGCGGTCGCCGGGGCGGCTGGGTCCACCTTGGTGCACTGCCCCGCGGCGACCAGGGTCTTCTCCGCGAACGCGCCGATGCCGAGGGCAGGTGTGAGCGGAGTGCCGTCGAGCAGCGTCATCCGCTGGGTCGCGTTGTGGGTGGCGAAGCAGTACCACGGCCTGCCCTTGGCGCAGGCCCGGCACTTACCGCAGACCGCGCGCCAGTTGAGGATGACGAAGTCGCCCGGCTCGACGCCGGTGACGCCCTCGCCGACGGCTTCGACGCGGCCGGCCGCCTCGTGCCCGAGCAGGAAGGGGAAGTCGTCGCCGATCCCGCCCTCCCGGTAGTGGAGATCGGTGTGACAGACGCCGCACGCCTCGACCTTCACCAGTGCCTCGCCGGGCCCCGGATCGGGCACCACGATCGTCTCGACGGAGACCGGGGCACCTTTCGCCCGGGCGACGACAGCACGAACCTCATGAGTCATGGGTCACTCCTCCGAGGGACTTGTGGGTTGCCCCATTCGATACACGCATCACCATGCGCAACCGAGCATCGGGGAGGGTGAGCCATCGGTCAAGGGGTCGGCAGGGGTGGGGCATGGACAGGGACGGCGTCCCGGAAGTGAACCCGCAGGGCAGCACGGCCCCGGCGCTCCACAGGTGTGCCGTTACGGCGCGGCCTCCTCGCCAACGGCCGCACCTGGCCCGCCCACCTCGCCGGCAACCCCGGGGGGCACCGTCTCGGGACCCCGCGACCTCATGAGGGGGCGCCGCCTAGAGGGCCGCCGTCTCTGAGACCGCCGCCTCCGGTGTTCGCCGCCTCAGCGGGCGCCGCCTGGGGTACCGCCGTTTCCGAGACCGCCACCTCAGGAGGCGCTGCCTCGCGTGCCGCCACCTCAAGGGGCACCTCCTGGGACGCCGCCGTCTCTGACACCGCCGACTCTGGCACCGCCTCGCGTGCCGCCACCTCAGGGGGCGCCGCCTGGGGTACCGCCGTTTCCGGGACCGCCACCTCAGGGGGCGCCGCCTCAGGGGGCGCCGCCTCAGGGGGCGCCGCCTCGAGTGCCGAGGATGAAGGCAGCAGCCTGCAGCCGAGGCTCGGCAACCATGCGGCACATGACGGAGGGGGTGCCCAGCCGCCGCAGCCGCGTGCCGGGACAGCCTCGGGCGCCGCGGCCCCTGAGACCGCCGACTCAGGGACCGCCACCTCAGGAGGCGCTGCCTCGGGTGCCGCCACCTCAGGGGCCACCCAGGAGAGTTCCGCGGGTTGGTGGAGGGCGCCCGGACGCCGGGGTCGTCGTCGGGGCACCGGCGTCGTCACGCTCGTCCACGACCGGACCGAGGCACTCTTCGGCCAAGCGCGCGCGGACCTGCTCAACCGCCGAAGGTGCCTGGCGCCTTCGACGCCGTACGACATCGCACCCCCGGCCATCACCCCGTAGCCGGACGCCCCGTCACTCCCCCACGTAAGCCGCCAGGTGCTCCGCCGTGATCGTCGACCCGGTGGCGATCAGCTCCCCCGGCGTCCCCTCGAACACGATCCGCCCGCCGTCGTGTCCCGCGCCCGGGCCCAGGTCGATGATCCAGTCGGCGTGGGCCATGACCGCCTGGTGGTGCTCGACGACGATGACGGACTTGCCGGAGTCGACGAGCCGGTCGAGGAGGCCGAGCAACTGCTCGACGTCGGCGAGGTGAAGGCCGGTGGTCGGCTCGTCGAGGATGTACACCCCGCCCTTCTCCCCCATGTGGGTCGCCAGCTTCAGCCGCTGCCGCTCACCGCCGGACAGCGTGGTGAGCGGCTGACCGAGGGTGAGATAGCCGAGCCCGACGTCGGAGAGGCGCTCGAGGATCTTGTGCGCGGCCGGCGTGCGCGCCTCACCGGCCCCGAAGAACTCCTCCGCCTCCGTCACGGGCATCGCGAGCACCTCGCTGATGTCCCGCCCGCCGAGGTGGTACTCGAGGACCGACGCCTGGAACCGTTTCCCCTCGCACTCCTCGCAGGTGGTGGCGACCCCGGCCATCATCGCGAGGTCGGTGTAGACGACCCCGGCCCCGTTGCAGGTGGGGCACGCCCCCTCGGAGTTGGCACTGAACAGCGCCGGCTTCACACCGTTGACCTTCGCGAACGCCTTACGGATCGGTTCGAGGAGTCCGGTGTACGTCGCCGGGTTGCTGCGCCGCGAGCCACGGATCGCACCCTGGTCCACGGACACCACCCCCTCCGTGGCCGGAATCGACCCGTGCACGAGCGAGCTCTTGCCGGACCCCGCGACCCCGGTGATCACGGTCAGCACCCCGAGCGGGATGTCGACGTCGACGCCCTGGAGGTTGTGCGTGCTCGCACCGCGGATCTCCAGCGCGCCGGTCGCCTTGCGGACCGTGTCCTTGAGTCCGGCCCGGTCGTCGAAGTGGCGCCCGGTGACGGTGTCGCTGGTCCGCAGCCCCTCGACGGTGCCCTCGAAGCAGACCGAACCGCCCGCCGTACCGGCCCCCGGACCGAGGTCGACGACATGGTCGGCGATCGCGATCGTCTCCGGCTTGTGCTCCACGACGAGCACCGTGTTGCCCTTGTCCCGCAGGCGCAGCAGCAGATTGTTCATGCGCTGGATGTCATGGGGGTGCAGCCCGATGGTCGGCTCGTCGAAGACGTAGGTGACATCGGTGAGCGAGGACCCGAGATGCCGGATCATCTTGGTGCGCTGCGCCTCGCCGCCGGACAGCGTGCCCGAGGACCGGTCGAGGGAGAGATAGCCGAGCCCGAGCTCCACGAACGAGTCGAGGGTCTCCCCCAGCGCCGTCAGCAGCGGCCCGACCG
This portion of the Streptomyces canus genome encodes:
- a CDS encoding S-(hydroxymethyl)mycothiol dehydrogenase, encoding MTHEVRAVVARAKGAPVSVETIVVPDPGPGEALVKVEACGVCHTDLHYREGGIGDDFPFLLGHEAAGRVEAVGEGVTGVEPGDFVILNWRAVCGKCRACAKGRPWYCFATHNATQRMTLLDGTPLTPALGIGAFAEKTLVAAGQCTKVDPAAPATAAGLLGCGVMAGFGAAVNTGAVGRGDSVAVIGCGGVGMAAVVGARLAGATKVIAVDVDPRKLERATRMGATHTVDGSTADVVAAVRELTGGFGADVVVEAVGRPETYEQAFYARDLAGTVVLVGVPTPEMKLELPLLDVFGRGGALKSSWYGDCLPSRDFPALIDLYLGGRFDLDAFVSETIDLGDVEKAFEKMHRGEVLRSVVVL
- a CDS encoding excinuclease ABC subunit UvrA, giving the protein MSKAMRTGAQHAADSHDLIRVHGARENNLKDVSIEIPKRRLTVFTGVSGSGKSSLVFDTIAAESQRLINETYSAFVQGFMPTLARPEVDVLDGLTTAITVDQQRLGGDPRSTVGTVTDTNAMLRILFSRLGTPHIGSPKAFSFNVASISGAGAVTMERGGQTVKERRSFSIVGGMCPRCEGRGTVNDIDLTQLYDDSKSLSEGAMTIPGYKAGGWNYRLYSESGFFDADKPIRRFTKRELQDFLYREPTRMKIAGINMTYEGLVPRIQKSMLAKDRESMQPHIREFVDRAITFMVCPECEGTRLSEGARSSKIKGISIADACAMQISDLAEWVRALDEPSVGPLLTALGETLDSFVELGLGYLSLDRSSGTLSGGEAQRTKMIRHLGSSLTDVTYVFDEPTIGLHPHDIQRMNNLLLRLRDKGNTVLVVEHKPETIAIADHVVDLGPGAGTAGGSVCFEGTVEGLRTSDTVTGRHFDDRAGLKDTVRKATGALEIRGASTHNLQGVDVDIPLGVLTVITGVAGSGKSSLVHGSIPATEGVVSVDQGAIRGSRRSNPATYTGLLEPIRKAFAKVNGVKPALFSANSEGACPTCNGAGVVYTDLAMMAGVATTCEECEGKRFQASVLEYHLGGRDISEVLAMPVTEAEEFFGAGEARTPAAHKILERLSDVGLGYLTLGQPLTTLSGGERQRLKLATHMGEKGGVYILDEPTTGLHLADVEQLLGLLDRLVDSGKSVIVVEHHQAVMAHADWIIDLGPGAGHDGGRIVFEGTPGELIATGSTITAEHLAAYVGE